AGCTGTACGTCCGATTGTGCCAATCTCACCCGCAGTAAGTGTCATTCCTTCCATGCAACTTGATTCTAGTCTTGGTACAAATGCCGGACTCTGCCAGTAGCCTCCTCGGTATGGTTGGTACGTTGGCAGAGCACCCTTCGTTACGTTCGCTGTCCCACCCACTGCATTAAGGGACGTTCCAGTCTTGCTCGAACACTAAATGCTTGGTCTTCAAGACTTGATACCGTGTGGGAGATGTGAAAAAGTAGAGCAACCAATCCGATCTTGACCATAGAGAAGCGGGTCCCTGACACGTTCATTTTTCTCCACCAGTTGTTCTTAATGTCCCCAATTGTAAGTCCACCCCTCACCCCCATCCTAACCCTCACCCCCATCCTAACCCTCACCCCCATCCTAACCCTCACCCCCATCCTAACCCTCACCCCCATCCTAACCCTCCCCACCTTTCTTCCAGTGGTCTTCCTTTCCTCTTAACATCCTTACTCTCTCCATTGAAGGTCGACGTGCTCACACCGATGGTTCGATGTACCTGGTGGGCACCTCTGGACCCCTGGTTTTCCAACAGGAAAAAGAATTAGGTAACAAGACTTTGACCCAGACCAATATGTCTCACACCCTTCCATGGTTCTTACAGATGTTGTCTCCTTAGGACTTGCCCGTCTCCAGGACTTGACCTCCACTCTTCCAGGCATCGTCTTTGCAGTCACGTTCCTCCTCATAGTGTTGCTCCTCGCTGGAGCTCTTAAACTTAAAAATGGTTTTACGATGTTGAAACACGAAGTAAACCCTTAAATAAAAGATTCTCACCTTTTGATGGATccattttacattactttaaaaaataaaacaccccACATTGGTAGAGTAAcagactaaggggggggggggggaggtctcTGAGGTGGAGCAGCATCATGTTGAGGACACTAGTCTTTGATAAGTCTATATTGTTCTTGCATAGGaatatggtggtggtctgtacctAGTAATGCTATTGCAGAGATTTAAAGGAATGCTCCAGGTGAAGAGAACacggttatgcctagtgcagcacCAGGGGGGCGGTGCATGCAAGAGAAAGcctttgtcatgctccgcccactCATGCCCTGCTCTAGTCAGAACACAGAATCCATTTAGCGCAGACCATTGCAGGGCAAGTTGTCGGAAGTCAAGATCTTCACCTAAAAACAATGACGTTCAGATTAAAGGGGCCATGTGATCACCTGATGGCTGTGTCTACAGAGCACAGGCCTGACGACCCCCAGAAAAAGTTGTGAAAATTTCCTCTAAATATGACGTACCTGGAGTTcagtttctaaaatgtcgtgCAGGGTCTCGCTCTATAGCAACTTCCGGGCCCTTTGTCTTTAGGGAGAGGGACGGACACAACACTGTATCAAAACGTCCTCAAAGTTCAGCCTGACCGTTCAGCTTTCCGGTGAAATTGCGAAAATTAAACACGAGTTTTCAGACATTACAGGCAGGACCTGAAGGGGCGGAGGATGAATAATCGCGTTTTCTTTAAAGCTTcactaaacttttgacatgtcattagGTTTGATCGGTTTGGGCTCAGATGCCGCCACCGATCGctacaacaaagcggcagaatccCTCCGGTGAGTGCTGAGCCTCTTCGTTTCTAATCGGCTGTCCATACACCACGGGCTCGAGTCTGTCCATACACCACGGGCTCGAGTCTGTCCATACACCACGGGCTCGAGTCTGTCCATACACCACGGGCTCGAGTCTGTCCATACACCACGGGCTCGAGTCTGTCCATACACCACGGGCTCGAGTCTGTCCATACACCACGGGCTCGAGTCTGTCCATACACCACGGGCTCGAGTCTGTCCATACACCACGGGCTCGAGTCTGTCCATACACCACGGGCTCGAGTCTGTCCATACACCACGGGCTCGAGTCTGTCCATACACCACGGGCTCGAGTCTGTCCATACACCACGGGCTCGAGTCTGTCCATACACCACGGGCTCGAGTCTGTCCATACACCACGGGCTCGAGTCTGTCCATACACCACGGGCTCGAGTCTGTCCATACACCACGGGCTCGAGTCTGTCCATACACCACGGGCTCGAGTCTGTCCATACACCACGGGCTCGAGTCTGTCCATACACCACGGGCTCGAGTCTGTCCATACACCACGGGCTCGAGTCTGTCCATACACCACGGGCTCGAGTCTGTCCATACACCACGGGCTCGAGTCTGTCCATACACCACGGGCTCGAGTCTGTCCATACACCACGGGCTCGAGTCTGTCCATACACCACGGGCTCGAGTCTGTCCATACACCACGGGCTCGAGTCTGTCCATACACCACGGGCTCGAGTCTGTCCATACACCACGGGCTCGAGTCTGTCCATACACCACGGGCTCGAGTCTGTCCATACACCACGGGCTCGAGTCTGTCCATACACCACGGGCTCGAGTCTGTCCATACACCACGGGCTCGAGTGGAGCTCTCCCtgctcaaacccccccccccaccgatgaGAGTTCTAACGTCACTGACGTGTCAAGTTTTTTTAAGTTTACTTACTCTTTAAGTCTGAGTCCTCACTGCCCCTTAGGCCCTGCACTCGGCATAATGTGGCGCGTTTAATCTTCACGTCTCAATATTGGTGAGATTAAAGTCTTTCTATCGAGTGTTTTGCGatccagtttttgttttttctgttatAATTTTGAAGATGGGGCTTGGAGAATCCACTGCACTAATCTATTTCTAAAGTCAGGGCAGTGAAGCATGCGGGACGGGACGGGAAGCCGCGTGTCGGACAGGTGTAGCTTTCATGCATTGTTAATAAGGTGGGGTCCAGCGTCAATGGAACTACATCTGGTAGGTGCCACACACTCGGGTACAAACAAATAACCATAAACGGTATATACTCGGGTTACAATCAATGTTTAATGTGCAGCTTGAGTCCCGGTCCCCGCAGCACCGGCGTCTTGTATGCATTAACACCAATACTCTGCTCCTGGCTTGTAGGGCTGAAGCCTGTCCTACTGTTCTAGAAAGGACCGGCCTGGAGTCTTCTAGTGACGTTGGGCAGATCACAACCAGTTGCTGAAGAATTGCTTGAAGAGCGGGGACTCGTTGCCTTCAGACACCACTTGGACCTGTAGATGAAATATAATCGTCTGTAGAATGACTCCATGTAGTGTCTGTCAGAACGGTGGACTGGGTGTAGGTGGAGGGCTGCTCACCTCCCTGACACGTCTGctgtagtaaatacttgtattacccatgaaataacGGAGGAGCATCTTTaatcctgttattcctcctagaaatttatgactgAATTGActtctgggtgttaccatttttctcgtccattttttaaaattaatttaaaggaggaataacaggaatgGCAAAATGCGAAAAATGCTTCAGAACGGTTATGGGGGATACAAGTCACATAATCATCTGCCAGATACGGCCTTATGGAGGTAAAATAACTGCCGAAAGATACTATGAGCGCTGTGTGACGGATccttcatgtgcatgaggtctaataaaatccccctccccccccccgttCACAATGTACCCGCTGCTGAGCTTGTATtaacatgccagggccttgttgGCGGCACCGATCGCACATGCCCCGCCAGCTACAACCCTGGGCCAGACCATTACCTGCGAAGCCGTTACTGAACACAGCGGCTGATTGGGCTTTAACCCAACTGTGACGCTGCGATAATTTCACACTTCCGACAAACCATTTATACCGTAAACCTGAAGAAACTGTTTGTATCCCTCCTTCCCCAATGGGTCAAAGTGGGGAGAGAAGCCGGGAACAGGCTGTGATCTatcttcctgctctcacttgctGCTTCCCCTCCCTCTTCCCCTACACAGACCCAGGAAGTAAAACTCTTCACCCTTCTCCCGACTTCAAACAAGTGCCGCTCCCCGATTATTGCACCTAGAATAATGAGGCTCATTTGAAAGATTGTGGGCTTTAATAGGGTACCAGGCTCTAACGAGCTGAGCCTTGGCCTGTATAGTCTAGTCCCGGAAagcgtttaaaggggttgtcccaagattacatCTTATCCCCTAACCAGAGAATAGGTGAGAACGTGCTGATCAGTgtaggtccgactgctgggaccccagacTGCTCGTGACCTATTACGTACACTCATGGCAGTGTAAGGGTTAATGGATGGGATTTAGGACTCACCTGAGTTTTTGGAGAATATTTCATGAGCGACAGGAACTCATTGGCGATCTCCAGTGATTGCTCCTTCTcttctttatttgcttttttaccTGCAAAAATCACACTGCTGTTTCTGTTTTGTCATTTTCGCTTGATATTTTTTCCTACACACCCACATTTACCGTCCGTGTGGCTGATGTCTGTATTGGGTGTTGTGCCTGTCCGAGGACGGTTCTTGTGCCCAGAGGCGTAATACTTATAAGGCAAATCAGCCCCATTGGTGGTCtttagaaaaatattttcttttatggcattaTATGATGCATAGTCACCCAACAAGGTGCTCAATGAAGCAGGAAAGTTTCTGCCGGGGCTAGACGGTGTGGGCAGCTGCCTAGGGTGCCTCTGTGGAGCAACGGTGCAGTTTATGGATATGTGATAATGTTTTGCCTAAATATCTTTGTACACCAATTGGACACGGAGTCTAAGCTGCTGATATTGCTACAGGTGTGAGATGGGGCAATTTAAAAGGGTGGGTGAGGGGGTTGAAACGCTGCCATGGGCACCAAGAGTGCTCGTCCTGCCCATGATAAAGCATCAAGTTCATTGAATGCACTTCTTAGCGAGATCCGCACTATGAGCGGGGTAACTAACACGCATTATGGTTTCCGTAACTGTATATTAAGGTTGGTCCCTGCTACTAATAGGCCATGAATACCTTTCCAAACGTAGAGTTTCCCCGCAGTGTCCAGGATGAAGCAGTCGtccgatatcagctgctccttctgaaAGATGGCCCCGTCCGCCACTCGGGACACCTGCATCTTGCCGCTGGCGTTCGAGACCTGTGTTGGACAATGTGGTGAGACCGTGGTGGGTACTGGGTGTCACGTTATAGGATCATGATCCGTGGTCTATACCTGATATAGCACCGCTCCTCTTGTGTGTATTTTATCTGCTTCCTTGTCATCCTCGGCACATCCTTCCTTTAGAGATTCTGGTCTTTTCCCCAatatctagatataaatgtgcgttAACACCTATGCATTTGCCAACAAACCATTAGTGTTCCACCATTGTTATTGAGCGGCACGTGGTACCTGTATCATTTCCTCCGGCTCCTCCCCATCTTGTATAATTTCAACCTTTGCAGCTCCACGACGCTCGCTGTCTCGTATCTGATTGGCCAGATCACGTGCACGGTTCCTTTCCAACATGTTGGACTGAGATCCCGACCAGACATAAATAAACTGGGTGGGACGGAGAATGAAGGAACAAAATCTAAATATAAAAATATCTCTGCGCGGTAGTTACATCAGTGGTGGCGTCAGGTGGTAGATCAATAGGCAACGAGAAGAAAGCAAACCCGAGCTGATAGTTACAGGCAACACGGAGTGAGACACCGAAACAAGTGGCCCGACCGATCCTTCTCCAGCTCTCCCATTTCTGAGACCACCCCTCCTCACCTGTCATATGTGGCAGACCACCCCTCCTCATCTGTCATATGGGCCGGACCACCCCCTCCTCACCTGTCATAGGTGCCGGACCACCCCCTCCTCATCTGTCATATGTGCCGGACCACCCCCTCCTCATCTGTCATATGGGCCGGACCACCCCCTCCTAATCTGTCATAGGTGCCGGACCACCCCTCCTCATCTGTCATATGTGCCAGACCACCCCTCCTCATCTGTCATATGGGCCGGACCACCCCCTCCTCACCTGTCATAGGTGCCGGACCACCCCCTCCTCATCTGTCATTTGTGCCGGACCACCCCCTCCTCATCTGTCATATGTGTCGGACCACCCCCTCCTCATCTGTCATATGGGCCGGACCACCCCCTCCTCATCTGTCATATGGGCCAGACCACCCCTCCTCATCTGTCATAGGTGCCGGACCACCCCCTCCTCATCTGTCATTTGTGCCGGACCACCCCCTCCTCATCTGTCATATGGGCTGGACCACCCCCTCCTCATCTGTCATATGGGCCGGACCAACCCCTCCTCATCTATCATATGGGCCGGACCACCCACTACTCATCTGTCATATGTGCCGGACCACCCCCTCCTCATCTGTCATATGGGCCGGACCACCCCCTCCTCACCTGTCATAGGTGCCGGACCACCCCCTCCTCATCTGTCATATGGGCCGGACCCCCCCTCCTAATCTGTCATGTGGGCCGGACCACCCCCTCCTCATCTGTCATATGGGCCGGACCACCCCCTCCTCATCTGTCATATGGGCCGGACCACCCCCTCCTCATCTGTCATATGGGCCGGACCACCCCCTCCTCATCTGTCATATGGGCCGGACCACCCCCTCCTCATCTGTCATATGAGCCGGACCACCCCCTCCTCATCTGTCATATGGGCCGGACCCCCCCTCCTAATCTGTCATGTGGGCCGGACCACCCCCTCCTCATCTGTCATATGGGCCGGACCACCCCCTCCTCATCTGTCATATGGGCCGGACCCCCCCTCCTAATCTGTCATGTGGGCCGGACCACCCCCTCCTCATCTGTCATATGGGCCGGACCACCCCCTCCTCATCTGTCATATGGGCCGGACCACCCCCTCCTCATCTGTCATATGGGCCGGACCACCCCCTCCTCATCTGTCATATGGGCCGGACCACCCCCTCCTCATCTGTCATATGAGCAGGACCACCCCCTCCTCATCTGTCATATGGGCCGGACCAACCCCTCCTCATCTGTCATATGGGCCGGACCACCCCCTCCTCACCTGTCATATGGGCCGGACCACCCCCTCCTCATCTGTCATATGTGCCGGACCACTCCCTCCTCATCTGTCATATGTGCCGGACCACTCCCTCCTCATCTGTCATATGTGCCGGACCACCCCCTCCTCATCTGTCATATGTGCCGGACCACCCCCTCCTCATCTGTCATATGTGCCGGACCACCCCCTCCTCATCTGTCATATGTGTCGGACCACCCCCTCCTCATCTGTCATATGGGCCGGACCACCCCCTCCTCATCTGTCATATGGGCCGGACCACCCCCTCCTCATCTGTCATATGTGCCGGACCACCCCCTCCTCATCTGTCATATGTGCCGGACCACCCCCTCCTCATCTGTCATATGTGCCGGACCACCCCCTCCTCATCTGTCATATGGGCCGGACCAACCCCTCCTCATCTGTCATATGGGCCGGACCACCCCCTCCTCATCTGTCATATGGGCCGGACCACCCCCTCCTCATCTGTCATATGGGCCGGACCACCCCCTCCTCATCTGTCATATGGGCCGGACCACCCCCTCCTCATCTGTCATATGGGCCGGACCACCCCCTCCTCATCTGTCATATGGGCCGGACCACCCCCTCCTCATCTGTCATATGGGCCAGACCACTCCTAACCCAATAATGTGCTGGGTGGGTGGTTATAGATAAATACTAAGTTTCCATGGTTATAGGGTTTGCCTCAACACAAGACCTCCTTTCTTGAGTGTAGCCggcccagcgatcagctgattgccttCCCCCAGATCTGGAGCAGCTCACGGCTGGGCCACACACTCCTCCTGCAGCGGCACCTGTGGGGGAAATATGTTATTACATGGCACGCATTCAAATGAGTGGGTGACCATGTAATACGTGTAccagtgtgtgtgggggggggggggaagctttGTTTTTGGCTCCATGCTAATGGGGGCCCTAATAGGACACTTGGACAGGGATTGTCTTCATGAGATATTGGGGGGTTGACTTGGTTGGAAAACCCTTTTTCAAATTATTTTCCTCAGGAATGAGTTGATCATGGGGAGTACTGGGACCTCCACAATCGGCTGTGAATTTGGAGCATGCTCACGACAacctaaaatgtttttgtttgtgtAAAACTGTTGAACGTGCGAGAAACCTGCAAAACCTAGTGGTCAGGTGCGTGATAAATATGGTGCGGTTTGTGTGAATTTCGGCATGCCCCAAGTTTTAATCCTACACGAGCACGACCTCTTAGTTTTTCTCTTAAATCGAATATTACCAAATTAAAGTGAGGTTCCTGCTTTCAGCCCCCACACCCGTTCTTACATCACCAGAATTTCTAATCCGCCAGAATGGAAGGAGCTTCTAGACCACGCCCTGTTAATTCTATATTTTTGTATCCGTAcagacttttaatattttttttttctaattggtTTTTATTCTGACTGTATATTTTTTACTACATTGGACAGCCAAGTTGCCTGACCTGCTGCTCAGAAAACgactgttgtgggcatgctctatgTGCAGTAGTCACTGTGCAAGCAGGGGGAGGGGTGATCTGTGCCTGTaatctattgtcaatggtggatcccgtGTTATCTGCCTCGACCTTTATTAGAGGTGTTACCTCTGACAATGCGATCACTATAAAACAAGAattgttaggctttgttcatacTAGCGTTGACAGCCATGTCGGATCTGTTCGTGAATGGATCTTGATTTGATTTAATTGATCCATAGAGGCCCGTCTGTTTTCCTTCAggtattttgaggcacattttttctgccttacaaaaaaaaagggctgtgtgaacataccctaagagtgtagtgcttgtttttagcggtTTTTGTCTTTTTGTAGACTGTTTTTGGTagtggtgccctgaggaaattattattatttttttttccaggggtgcctctagTCTGAAAACGTTGGGAAACTCTGGCCTAGGTTATCCAGTAAACTTcaaagggttgtctggtttagaaaacccattctcatataccctattagtgaATTATGAGTTAATCGAGGGGGGGTCCCCTGttaaggatcctcatctcttggtcagagtggagagcggtcacatagagcgtctctgaaggtcctgtcctgcactcaatccattgatttaaatggacactgtgtaatgcttcatttcccctgtggtggtgctgcagggaaagcccactgccaggtttccccacaggttacagctgatcgctggaggtcctagCAAGGGGAAACTTTGTGAACTTTGTCAAAGGGCCCTTCTAACACgtaaggattgtccaaagcggagaaccccttaaaTTTTCACGCCCATCTGGGAAAATTTGTTCTATTTTGTGAACTAACCGATAAAACAAGCTGAATTTTGACAACTTTACACGTTTGTCCAAAGTGGTCATTGGGCGCACTGTTTTCCCTGACAGGCAGCTATACAgagacacgcacgcacgcacgcacacccaCCTTCCCGTATATAAGGCCTAACAGTCCCCTTAATATAAAACTTGAATCCATTCGACCATTGACATAAAGTACTGGACACCTGTTTGGATGGTGCTTGGTGGATTATCGGGACATAACACCATTCTGCATGTACATTTTTATACCATGGAAGTCAACTCCATTTCTATATTGATTCTATATAGATCCAACTGTACAAAATGCCCAACTTGTTAAATTGTCAGTATAGTCCAGGTTTCTTTATACTATTCACCACAACGTCCACCAAAAAAAGTTATATATGCAGGAAAAAAAGACATGTACCTTAGATAGAACCAAAGCAGGAACCACATCAAGAGCTTCAACAGGCAGAAGGAAGAGAAGAAGACCAGGAGAAGGTTAGATGATGTGAGGAGCTTCATGAAGAGCAGAAGGACGAGAAGAAGACCAGGAGAAGGTTAGACGATATGAAGAGCTTCATGAAGGGCAGAAGGACGAGAAGAAGACCAGGAGAAGGTTAGACGATGTGAAGAGCTTCATGAAGGGCAGAAGGATGAGAAGAAGACCAGGAGAAGGTTAGACGATGTGAAGAGCTTCATGAAGGGCAGAAGGATGAGAAGAAGACCAGGAGAAGGTTAGCTGATGTGAGGAGCTTCATGAAGGGCAGAAGGACGAGAAGAAGACCAGGAGAAGGTTAGATGATGTGAGGAGCTTCATGAAGAGCAGAAGGACGAGAAGAAGACCAGGAGAAGGTTAGACAATGTGAGGAGCTTCATGAAGAGCAGAAGGATGAGAAGAAGACCAGGAGAAGGTTAGACAATGTGAAGAGCTTCATGAAGGGCAGAAGGACGAGAAGAAGACCAGGAGAAGGTTAGACGATAAGAAGAGCTTCATGAAGGGCAGAAGGACGAGAAGAAGACCAGGAGAAGGTTAGACGATATGAAGAGCTTCATGAAGGGCAGAAGGACGAGAAGAAGACCAGGAGAAGGTTAGACGATGTGAAGAGCTTCATGAAGGGCAGAAGGATGAGAAGAAGACCAGGAGAAAGTTAGATGATGTGAGGAGCTTCATGAAGGGCAGAAGGACGAGAAGAAGACCAGGAGAAGGTTAGATGATGTGAGGAGCTTGATGAAGGGCAGAAGGACGAGAAGAAGACCAGGAGAAGGTTCGATAATGTGAGAAGCTTCATGAAGGGCAGAAGGAAGAGAAGAAGACCAGGAGAAGGTTAGATGATGTGAAGAGCTTCATGAAGGACGAGAAGAAGACCAGGAGAAGGTTAGATGATGTGAAGAGCTTCATGAAGGGCAGAAGGACGAGAAGAAGACCAGGAGAAGGTTAGACGATGTGAAGAGCTTCATGAAGGGCAGAAGGACGAGAAGAAGACCAGGAGAAGGTTAGACGATGTGAAGAGCTTCATGAAGGGCAGAAGGACGAGAAGAAGACCAGGAGAAGGTTAGACGATGTGAAGAGCTTCATGAAGggcagaaggaggagaagaagaccaGGAGAAGGTTAGACGATGTGAGAAGCTTCATGAAGGGCAGAAGGACGAGAAGAAGACCAGGAGAAGGTTAGATGATGTGAGGAGCTTGATGAAGGGCAGAAGGACGAGAAGAAGACCAGGAGAAGGTTAGATAATGTGAGAAGCTTCATGAAGGGCAGAAGGAAGAGAAGAAGACCAGGAGAAGGTTAGATGATGTGAAGAGCTTCATGAAGGACGAGAAGAAGACCAGGAGAAGGTTAGATGATGTGAGGAGCTTGATGAAGGGCAGAAGGACGAGAAGAAGACCAGGAGAAGGTTAGATAATGTGAGAAGCTTCATGAAGGGCAGAAGGAAGAGAAGAAGACCAGGAGAAGGTTAGATGATGTGAAGAGCTTCATGAAGGACGAGAAGAAGACCAGGAGAAGGTTAGATGATGTGAAGAGCTTCATGAAGGACGAGAAGAAGACCAGGAGAAGGTTAGACGATGTGAAGAGCTTCATGAAGGGCAGAAGGACGAGAAGAAGACCAGGAGAAGGTTAGACGATGTGAAGAGCTTCATGAAGGGCAGAAGGACGAGAAGAAGACCAGGAGAAGGTTAGACGATGTGAAGAGCTTCATGAAGggcagaaggaggagaagaagaccaGGAGAAGGTTAGACGATGTGAAGAGCTTCATGAAGGGCAGAAGGACGAGAAGAAGACCAGGAGCAGGTTAGATGATGTGAGAAGCTTCATGAAGGGCAGAAGAACGAGAAGAAGACCAGGAGAAGGTTAGATGATGTGAAGAGCTTCATGAAGGACGAGCAGACCAGCAGAAGGTTAGACGATGTGAAGAGCTTCATAAAGGGCAGAAGGACAAGAAGAAGACCAGGAGAAGGTTAGACGATGTGAAGAGCTTCATGAAGGAAACATCAAACTGGAAAAATACACGCCCCAGTCACATCCGTAACAAGTTAGAGTAAGGACTTTGCCTATATTTGCTTGAAGAGCAGAGCGAAGGAGAAGTCTAACATGTCCCTAGGATAGAAGCAGCAGAGATGTTGAGTGATGAAGACCACTACGCTGTCTAAGGTTGAGTGATGTTGACAGAAATGGTCTTCACTGCTCATGGCTGTATCTGGTTCAGATGGCCTCATGGCCTTGTAGAAATGGGTTACCCATGATCTACCTCTTGTAGTTTCCGATTTTTAAAAGCAACCGTGTTTTGAGAGGCCCCCAAAGAGCCAAACGTTGTGCTGATAAGAAAGCACTGGTGCGAAGAAAGACAAAGGAAATGCTCCCAACATTGGAATCCTAAATCGCCCTGCTCTGCTTGACTAAGCCCCCCAAAACTGCCTAGAAATGCCCCATTTTATGTAAATCTGACTTGTTCCGATCCCACTTGTGGGTCAGTCCCGTGAAAAATGGGGATGTTGGGAGGTATCAGTCATTTCTGCCACAGTTCATAGAACGAGCAAAGCACAAGAAAAAGTAATATCTCAAAGTGACCGGCACCCTGTAGAGATGCCGCGGCGGGCTGTCCGCGTGAAGCGGCACAATGTGTGGTGGACCCGAGGGGCCTAGTATCTTCCCCGCAGCTTTCATTATTAATACGTTGGCATATTAAGTAAAATCCTATCGGTAACCTGTGGCTGAAGAATTGAGACTCAATCCAATGATTCCAGGTGATAAATTGTAGTGTCGATGTTGTTTCCTTCCATTAATATTTATGGCAGATCATAGTTGATATCGATGTATGTGAGGGACCCCAATAGATAGCGAAAAACAAGTTCTTCTTCCAAGTGCTGTGCCGCTAGGAGCGCATTATAATGTACGGCACTGCAGCATCATTATAATCTATGGTGATGTCATATCATTATTATAATCCTCTATGGTGATGTAATATTATAATCCTCTATGGTGATGTAATATTATAATGATCTATGGTGATGTCGTTATTATAATCATCTATGGTGATGTCATTATTATAATCCTCTATGGTGACGTCGTATCATTATTATATTCCTCTATGGTGACGGCGTGGGGCTATTATAGTCTGTGATGATGTAGTAATCTCCCCTGATCGTACATTTAGTGTTCATATTATTGATCTGTTAATGTTAGCGGGATCCCCTTTAAAGGACTCTACAGTGTTGTGAAAATCTCCCGCACTGGCAGCAATCAGAAGAgggtgcaactttctaacatgTCCCCCATCCCGAAACATGCAGCGTACAGAGAACATCCTGGAAACTCCACATCCCATTATCTCCTGGTTCCAACGTGACGCTGCTGTTATTATTACCTTTCCTGTGTCCAGAATAAAACAATCCCCGTTATTAAAGCTGTCCCACGTCAAGTCCGTCTCCGCAGCCCGTATGTGTTTCCGTCCCCTCACGTGGTAGAGACGGTGGGCCGGGGCAACTGGTTGCTTTTCTGCTTGTTGAAAACCGGAAGAAACTCCTCCATCCTATAATGTGCAGGAATGGATGGAAAAAGTCAGACGTAGgatataaaaaacataataatCCCCATTagcaaaattcctttaatctggtatcctataatccagaaagtctgataatcctTGCAGGTCTGATTGTAGCCAGATCAAAGGCATTTTTATGGGATCCGATAGGCATTAGA
The nucleotide sequence above comes from Rhinoderma darwinii isolate aRhiDar2 chromosome 11, aRhiDar2.hap1, whole genome shotgun sequence. Encoded proteins:
- the CAPG gene encoding macrophage-capping protein; protein product: MYGGPSAKDLRFPASVSDPGLHVFRIEKMKLIPVPSESHGVFHSGDTYLLVINSPDGNHTYVWNGNGTSVDERAAGAIYSSQLHMHMGEKPTQNRETQGNESAEFMSLFPRGVTYLDGGVSSGFQQAEKQPVAPAHRLYHVRGRKHIRAAETDLTWDSFNNGDCFILDTGKFIYVWSGSQSNMLERNRARDLANQIRDSERRGAAKVEIIQDGEEPEEMIQILGKRPESLKEGCAEDDKEADKIHTRGAVLYQVSNASGKMQVSRVADGAIFQKEQLISDDCFILDTAGKLYVWKGKKANKEEKEQSLEIANEFLSLMKYSPKTQVQVVSEGNESPLFKQFFSNWL